A window of the Acanthochromis polyacanthus isolate Apoly-LR-REF ecotype Palm Island chromosome 10, KAUST_Apoly_ChrSc, whole genome shotgun sequence genome harbors these coding sequences:
- the LOC127535754 gene encoding protocadherin gamma-A11-like, which produces MNRQVLFVFLLSLHSVFAQVSYSIPEERPKGSLVGNIAQDLGLDIKRLMSGKAKIYTRNSDEYVELNRERGVLLVKERIDREALCTETELCALHFQIILENPMEFYTVTVQITDINDNAPTFEKREMTFKISESAMVGAKFVLGRAEDLDVEINGIQHYELKPTDNFALKLHNNADGNKNVEMVLQKPLDREKQDQMSLMLTAVDGGEPQMSGTMLILITVLDANDNAPVFTQQTYKATVTENSSKGTVVAAVTASDADQGSNSKITYSITDTIGNIRNMFEINMETGNVSVIGNIDFEKSKHFQVNLGASDDGGLTDSCKLIIDVQDVNDNKPEINIMSKSNVISEDAELSTVVTMINIEDLDSGDNGNVKCFISENVPFLLKASTNNFYSLVTDSDLDRERASEYNITVTCSDEGVPSLSSSVTLTLQISDVNDNEPVFERSSYEAYIVENNTPGVSIFTVRATDADWNQNARVSYILEDSSVNGVPVSSYVSVSADSGVIHAVRSFDYEQIKDFQFRVKAQDGGSPPLSSNVTVKMMIQDQNDNPPQVLYPVQTGGSVVAEMVPRSADVGYLVTKVVAVDVDSGQNAWLSYKLQKATDRALFEVGSQNGEIRTIRQVSDKDSVKQRLSVTVEDNGQPSRSATVIVNVAVADSFPEVLSEFSDFPHDKEYNDNLTFYLVLALAVVSFLFITCLVVIISVKIYRWRQSRILYHSNLPVIPYYPPRYSDTLGTTGTLQHVYNYEVCRTTDSRKSDCKFGRAGSQNVLIMDPSCSGTMQRIQSEKSILDEPDSPLEVRLP; this is translated from the coding sequence ATGAATCGGCAAGTGCTGTTTGtctttctcctttctctccACTCGGTGTTCGCGCAGGTCAGCTACTCGATTCCGGAGGAAAGGCCAAAGGGATCTTTAGTGGGAAATATCGCACAGGATTTAGGTTTAGATATTAAACGTTTAATGTCCGGTAAAGCTAAGATTTATACTCGAAACAGCGACGAGTACGTCGAGctgaacagagagagaggagtccTCCTCGTGAAGGAGAGGATCGACAGAGAGGCGCTGTGTACAGAGACGGAGCTTTGTGCTTTgcattttcaaatcattctcGAGAATCCAATGGAATTTTACACTGTTACAGTCCAGATCACAGATATCAACGACAACGCACCGACCTTTGAAaaacgtgaaatgacatttaaaattaGCGAATCAGCGATGGTTGGTGCAAAATTTGTTCTGGGAAGGGCAGAGGATCTTGATGTCGAAATAAACGGAATTCAACACTATGAATTAAAACCAACTGATAATTTTGCTCTGAAGCTGCACAATAACGCTGATGGAAACAAAAACGTCGAGATGGTGCTGCAGAAACCTttagacagagagaaacaggaTCAGATGTCTCTGATGTTGACGGCTGTAGATGGAGGAGAGCCGCAGATGTCAGGAACGATGCTGATCCTCATCACAGTTTTAGACGCTAATGATAATGCCCCTGTTTTTACACAACAAACATACAAAGCTACAGTTACTGAGAATTCATCAAAAGGAACAGTTGTTGCTGCAGTTACAGCCTCAGATGCAGATCAGGGCTCCAACAGTAAAATTACATATTCGATAACAGATACGATAGGCAATATAAGGAATATGTTTGAGATAAACATGGAAACTGGCAATGTTTCTGTAATTGGAAACATTGACTTTGAAAAGTCAAAGCACTTTCAAGTAAATTTAGGTGCAAGTGACGATGGGGGACTCACAGATTCTTGTAAGTTGATAATTGATGTACAAgatgtaaatgacaacaaaccTGAAATTAACATAATGTCAAAGTCAAATGTGATATCAGAGGATGCTGAACTCAGTACAGTTGTTACAATGATAAACATTGAGGATTTGGACTCAGGAGACAACGGGAACGTGAAGTGTTTTATCAGCGAAAATGTGCCATTTCTTTTAAAAGCCTCAACAAACAATTTCTACAGTTTAGTGACTGACAGTGAtttagacagagagagagcctCTGAGTATAACATCACTGTGACCTGCTCTGATGAGGGAGTGCCCTCCCTCTCCAGCAGCGTCACTCTCACCTTACAGATCTCTGATGTAAATGACAACGAGCCTGTCTTTGAGAGGAGCTCATATGAGGCCTACATTGTAGAAAACAACACACCAGGTGTGTCTATATTCACAGTGAGAGCCACAGACGCTGACTGGAACCAGAATGCTCGTGTTTCTTACATTCTGGAGGACTCCTCTGTCAACGGAGTGCCAGTCTCCTCATATGTGTCCGTCAGTGCTGATAGTGGAGTCATCCATGCAGTGCGCTCTTTTGACTACGAGCAGATCAAAGACTTCCAGTTCAGAGTGAAAGCGCAGGATGGAGGCTCTCCTCCACTCAGCAGCAACgtgacagtgaaaatgatgATCCAGGACCAGAACGACAACCCTCCTCAGGTCCTGTATCCAGTCCAGACTGGTGGCTCTGTGGTGGCTGAAATGGTTCCTCGTTCAGCAGATGTGGGCTATCTGGTGACCAAAGTGGTGGCTGTTGATGTGGACTCTGGACAGAATGCGTGGCTGTCGTATAAACTGCAGAAGGCCACAGACAGGGCTCTGTTTGAAGTGGGCTCCCAGAATGGAGAGATTCGAACCATCCGCCAAGTGAGTGATAAAGATTCAGTGAAACAGAGACTGAGTGTTACAGTGGAGGACAACGGGCAGCCCTCTCGTTCAGCTACAGTCATTGTGAACGTGGCGGTGGCGGACAGCTTCCCTGAAGTTCTGTCGGAGTTCAGTGACTTTCCACACGACAAGGAGTACAATGACAACCTGACTTTTTACTTAGTGTTGGCTCTGGCTGTggtctccttcctcttcatcacGTGTTTGGTGGTTATTATCTCAGTGAAAATCTACAGATGGAGACAGTCTCGCATCCTGTATCATTCCAACCTGCCTGTCATTCCATATTATCCTCCACGTTACTCAGACACTTTGGGGACAACAGGGACTCTCCAACACGTGTACAATTACGAGGTGTGCAGGACGACAGACTCCAGAAAGAGTGACTGTAAGTTCGGCAGAGCTGGTAGTCAGAACGTGTTGATCATGGATCCCAGTTGTTCAGGGACGATGCAGCGGATTCAGAGTGAGAAGAGCATCCTGGATGAACCAGACTCTCCTCTCGAGGTTAGACTGCCTTaa